CTATATATAAAATTTGCCACATCCCATAACAGGAATTCTTTCATTCTCACTCTTGCAAGTTACatctctctaatctcgttaactTGGGTGTCGGAGTGCTAATCTTCCAGGTCCACTATGCTCTGTCGCACCAGAAGAGCTCACTTTCTCCATATCATGGATCTTTCATTTTATGACAGAGTAGTGACACCATCTCTGCGAATCAACTTTTAATTCTCGTGAATTTCTAAGAAAAACCATTCTCTTGACTATTGCACCACCCTAACCGGCATGTCTTATACTCTAATATTCTGCCAGTTCTATCGATTGTGGTGGTGTCTAATTCAGCTCAGATAACCACTCAAAATACTTCCAGCGTCGTCGATGAGCTGGCGATATGGTAAAGTGCTAACTGATTGGCAAGAACAAAAAGTTGCCCATAACTTTTCTAACTATTCCCAAATTATCTGACACGACttcaaaacatttttagaaatattttcttgagaaaaataagtttaaataattgttttaatgTGCACTTAATTAATCGTATAACTTTACGAGAAAAACTTATGCTTTTATAATGTTTATTCACTCAAATGCTTTAGGGCGAGTTTTCACACATTTCATTTCTTGTTAGATATATCAATTTTGTAGACACTTTCTTAAGATTTACTTTGAGATGAGGATTAAGTCATATTTCATTTAGGAGTCAATCATTAGAGAACTTTGTTGCGATCATTAAACCCTAGATTTGTCTGCTTGGTGTGATGGCATCTTTGATCGCTTGTTATGCTTGTACTTAAGGTatttagttgtcatcatcaaaagcataTCCAAGGGGATAGATCCTTCTTGATCACTAAACCTACAAAACATGATTCCATAATCTTCTCATTTTTTATGATGACATCACATCACAGAGTATACTTTACTCCCTTTGAGattatatttctccccctttgtcaaaatTAAAAAGAGTAAAGATGTATTATGATAATTTAAATATACAAACATATTGACAAATAATCATTTTGGAAGGAAAAAATAATACTCTTTTATTAATTGAGAAATTTATaaaaattcaaagtacaaaaggaaaatttgaagaTTGAAATAGTATAGAAAGCAAAAAACTgcagaatgaaaaataaaaaaaaagaaggaaaacacCCTAAGAGACATAAATGAGTCTATTCATTTCCATAAGCATCATCATCCCTTGTGACAATTTTCTTGATCTTCTTCATATCCTTGGCTAAATTCTGACAAATTTGTAACACTTTGTTGATCTTTATTTCTTCTACTTCTTgtggttcttcttcttccttgattATTGGGTCATCCtgtatttttcaatgtttgacAAGAATTTTTATTTCCCTGAGAGCAGTATAGCTGATCCTATGGTTTGTTGAATCTACGGCTTCAACCATGGTATCAAGGTTGAAGGTTGCTAAGAGCTTGGTGATCATTGCTCTATAAGGGAGTCCTGTTAACTGGTTCTCTTTGGAGCGAATCATGTGGTGAAAGATTCCTTCTACCCAATTTTTTGGAATTACTTAAGTTAAAAGCCAAAGGGATACACCATATTCTCTAATTACATAGTTATGGTGCACATTTCTTGGAAAGAGAATTCTAATTTGAAGGTAGTGGAGGATGTGAATCTTTGGTTTCAAATGGGTTGATTTGAAATGAACTTTTCTTTTCTCCTTGGTATTGATAAAAATGTGGTTTAGGGATGTGGAGTGTTTGAAGTTCCTAAATCCTACGGATCTCTAATGGATGTAGATTTTTCCCTAAAAAATTGACTCGAATATTCTTCCAAAATGATCCTTGTGGATATCTATTTCCACTCCCCTTACCAAAGATCTTAGTGAGGTTCCCACAATTCTTAAGTTTAATTATAATTCTCTTACAAGGTTTGAGAAGGTTTTATTGGATACATGAGTGAATAAATATTTTAGATAAGCTTGATAGATTTGATGGTATGATTTGTGAATTTTTAAGAGGCTTGACTCTATGTACCATGGTTGTAAGGGACACTAAGCCAATCAAACTTCGCTAAAGAGGGGGCTTGAAACCTTTGAGGACAAGTGTTTCCTGTATATTGTCTAAAAGTGGTAAGAGGTCCAGCACTTCCATTTCTTTTATAGGGTAGGGAGGACGGTTAGGGTTAGGAACCGAGGTTTTGGCAATTGTTACAATGGAGGTAATAAGTGAAGATGTGGCCGAAGTTAGTTTTACCAAGACCCCACTATGGGCACCAATATATTGTTCAAAAAGCACAGGATGCATGGCAACCTTATGCTGGTAGGGGTGACTAGAAGCCTTAGAGATTTTATGTGGTTTAGGGCTTGTTCGCGATGGTCAGGAACCCTATTTTGAGGTGATTGCGATAAAGATAGAGTGAGTTCGTGTGAGGTGAAAAACTCTATATATTTGGGGTATTTTGTAAATGTTATGAGTTGTTCTTCCTCAACCCAAGagttgaggtatttatagaggctCTTAGGCCTAGACTTAGGGGACTTATTAGACATAGTAACCGCTCCACTTTGACTGGAGACGTTGTTGACTACTTATTTCTTAAGGATTCATGGCCCAGACTTCCTACAAGTGTGGTTATAGGTTATTCGcacgtacccccccccccccctcaaaACTTCAACATAGTGGATGTTATATATGGTATCGTAATCAAGGTGACCTCCTTATGAGGTTTGGCCCAATACAACCTTGTCGTGGATCTTTATAAATATATCACTACAAATACTGAATAAATTGGGTTAGTGGACTCAAGTTGCTCTTATCACATATGTCCAAGAAAAAATACTTTTAAGTCTTTTAAGTTGGAGCAATGTGGTGTAGTTCTCCTTGGTGACAATAATACTTGTAAGGTTTATTGTATTAGGATGGTCAAACTTAAAATGATTGATAATAGTGAGTTTCTTCTTCACAACGTGAGTTATGTTCCAGAGCTCAGACCAATTTTGTTATCCAAGAATGTATTTTGATATATGCTATTGCAATAAATTTTAATATGGGGTTTTGAATATTTCACATTGTGAAGTGAGCATAGCTAAAAGGGTCTAAAATAAATGGCTTATATTGTTTTAAGGTTCCAATATTGTTGTTCATTCATCATCAGCTAGtgaaaaaatttatgaaaagaaCAAGTTATGGGATTTGAGGTCAAGGCATGGTGGATTCCTAGATGttatttcaaagaaatttaatgaGTTTTGTAAATGGCAATGGATAAAAATGCATGTTACTTTTGTGTTTTCAGTGAGTTTCTAGAGTAAAGTTGATGCTAAAACAGCTTACCTGGTTGAAGGTTTCCAAGTCGAAGGGTCTAAAACAGCTTTCCAGACTCATATGGTAGTTTGTAATTGGAAACATGTAAGCTACTCTTGCTCGAAGGTTGCTAAAGCTTTTCCCATTGCGCAAATCAAGCTAATCTAGTTTGACATTAAAGTTGTAGATTGTACCTTCAATGGCTATCCAAGAGGCATAAAAGGTTATGAGTTGTTGAGAATTGGGCCTAGAGGATCCAAGTTCATCAATATTATATGTATTACTTTCACTGAGCCCCGTCAGAGGAAGAAGAGTAAATGTTTGAAGATGAAGCTTTTAGAAACTATGATAGAGAAGATTCAATTTGAGGTTAAGTTTCCTACTATGGATACTAGTAATAGTGAAATAACAATTACATAGGCCTCTGATTATCAATTGACTTGTGATAAGGTAAGAAGGGAGATTGTACTATCTCAAAGGGATAATTATGTTGGCCTTGAATGTTATGCTTTCAATGTGACTGAAAGGTTGCAAAACTCATAAACAGGAACCTTCAGGGAGGCATTCGAAGTCAATGAGAGTCAAATTTGGTTGAAGAAATATGCTTGTGGACTTGTTAGATTACCTAAGCGGAAAAAGTGATTAGAAGCGAGTGGAAAGATCAAAGTTCAAGTGTGGCTTGCATTTGATCAAGGTTGTTGATAGTGATTCCACATGGTAGAGAGCGACAAGTTGGTTGATAGATAAATTTACGTCATCAAAATTACAAGTCAAAGTGGAGATTATTGAAGCGTGCTTTAAAATCATAAGTAATGAAGGGAAATGAAACATGTTTCAAGACtgcataaattaaaaaattaaaaaaaacatcaaaaaattcaacaaaagacgTTGGGGCGGTCTAAGGATTTATTGGATTTTAGAAATTTTAAATATGCATATTGTCTTTACAATCTTTAAAACTTTACATTTAGACAgagaaaaaaaagttaataatcATTTCTAAAACTTAGAGAGGAAAAGGTTTAAATTCCTTGGAGTTCTTGGAACATGAAATAggacaaaattaaatttttatgggATCAATGAGATGGACTGAGAATTCTCCTAAAATAAAATATCTATAAATGTAACATTTAAAACATATATCTATCTATTTAGAATTAGTAGTAGTGTAGGTTGAATTCAACAAGTGCCCCTCATATTTGGAATGATACTCAAACAAGATGAACCGGTTGTAATCATGTTGGACTATAGGTGTCTCGTGTGAGTCGATCATACAATTGATGTGCGGTATTATTCCATATAAAGCATAGTCATTACCAGAACATGGTTACATCTCATGCGAAATTTCAATGCAGATAATCAAAGCCACACTCTTCACATTTCATAACAAATATACAAAGATATTAATGTACACTATCCAATGACAATGACCATGCAAGTGTATTTGAAAACTTTAGATCAAGAGTTTTGTTTAAAGCTCTTGGCCAACCAAATAGCTGTTTCCCTTGGGGAAACCTTCTCGAGCCCAAATGGCTTCAGCAATACCCCAAGCTCATCAAACCTATGTTGTTGTAGCAGCCTAGCACTGAACTCCAGTAGCCCCTCCAATGCCTCGGCGCGTTGCTGATATGACGAGGTGTCAAACCGATGTTCACGCGACTCGGATGAGGAGTGGCTTGAAACACCAGTTGTAACATTGTTCGAGCACTCATTAGTGATGCTAGCTGGGACAGTAACTTTGTCCACAAGGATTGTACACTTGTCTTTTGTGATCGTGCAATCAGTACTTCCTGCTGAGTTAGAAATGTGTTTTcctgatggtgatgatgatctgCGAATAACATGGAAGAATGGATCCTCATACGAAGCCATTGGAAATTCTGCAATCTTGTCGATTTGTGGGGCATCAACAGAAACATCCGGAGAATTCACATAACTAGCATCAGTGTATAAGTTTGTTGTGTTCCTGCCTCTTGTAGGCAGCGGAAGAGATGTTCTTCGAGTTGGCATGGTAGATTTACCAGATGGTGCGCGAGGTACCGGAATCTGAAACGATAACCAAATAATGAAATCAATAAAATAGCCTTGACGTATAATCATTAAAATATTGATCCTTGCAGAGGATAAACTTACTGATTCACGCTTTGAACCAGCAACCAATATCTTAGGTGGTGCCATTGTCTGTCTTCTGGCACCAGCAGAATCCTTAGCTACTCTAATTCTTGGTGTTCTCTCACCAGTTGAGGACTTTATCGTTTTTGATTTGTTAGTATTGCAGTAATCACGTACACCGCCAGCAGATAAGTCATAGAGCTTCTCTTCTGAACAATTGGATAATCCTTGAGCTCTTTGAGTTGAATATTGAGAACTTTGCTCGGTACCAGAAATACTAGGATTCAACGCCCTGTGATTGTTTAGGGACAAGTATCTGTCTTGGTCAGAAAGTGTAGAAACAGATTCTGGTTCCACAAAGCGAGTTCTCCTTGCATAGTTTGATTCGGACCATTGGAACGGAAAAGTACTTCTTCTGGGGCTATTTAgtttttggtgaattttcaaaatgtaaGGCTGAAGATGTGGATGATTTAGTAACTCTCCAGCCTGTTAAAACAAACTGCGCTTT
The Vicia villosa cultivar HV-30 ecotype Madison, WI linkage group LG6, Vvil1.0, whole genome shotgun sequence genome window above contains:
- the LOC131610142 gene encoding serine/threonine-protein kinase Nek4-like, translating into MEQYEVLEQIGKGAFGSALLVRHKHEKKKYVLKKIRLARQTDRTRRSAHQEMELISKVRNPFIVEYKDSWVEKGCFVCIIIGYCEGGDMAEAIKKANSVNFSEEKLCKWLVQLLMALDYLHVNHILHRDVKCSNIFLTKDQDIRLGDFGLAKMLTSDDLASSIVGTPSYMCPELLADIPYGSKSDIWSLGCCVYEMAAHRPAFKAFDIEALIHKINKSVVAPLPTMYSSAFRGLVRSMLRKNPELRPTAGELLNHPHLQPYILKIHQKLNSPRRSTFPFQWSESNYARRTRFVEPESVSTLSDQDRYLSLNNHRALNPSISGTEQSSQYSTQRAQGLSNCSEEKLYDLSAGGVRDYCNTNKSKTIKSSTGERTPRIRVAKDSAGARRQTMAPPKILVAGSKRESIPVPRAPSGKSTMPTRRTSLPLPTRGRNTTNLYTDASYVNSPDVSVDAPQIDKIAEFPMASYEDPFFHVIRRSSSPSGKHISNSAGSTDCTITKDKCTILVDKVTVPASITNECSNNVTTGVSSHSSSESREHRFDTSSYQQRAEALEGLLEFSARLLQQHRFDELGVLLKPFGLEKVSPRETAIWLAKSFKQNS